TGGCGGCAGGTCGACCCGTGGTGGCCACACAGGTTGCGGGCGTGTCGGAGCTGGTCGAGGACAGCGTGTCGGGCTTCATCGTGCCACCCGGCGATATCGAGGCGCTATCGGACCGGATCCGCCGCCTCGCCACCGATCCTGCCCTGCGCGCGCGCATGGAAGGCGCTGGCCGCGAGAAGGTTGCGCACGATTACGACGCCTCGACCGAGGCGCGTCGCCTGCTCGCCCTCTTCGCAGGAGAGCGGCGCGCAGGCGCGCGGCCGGACTAAGCCCGCCCCGACGCGCCTTTTTCGGATTTAGGTGGGAAGCAGGCTCCGAGCCAGCTGTCGGCTACCGCCTCCCAGGAAAACCGCGCCTCGGCAATGCGGCGCGCGCGCTTCGAGATGGCCTCGGCATGGTCGGGATCCTCGGCCAGCCGCGTCATCGCGGCCGCGAGGCCATCGAGCACGTGATCCTGCGACAAGGGCTCGACATAGACGGCCGAATCCTTGTCGGCCAGCATCGAGGGCCCACCCCAGTTGAGCGTGATCACGGGCATTCCCACCATCATCGCTTCCTGCATCACAATGCCGTTGGCCTCGGCCAGCGTGGGGAAAAGATAACCGCGATAATTCTCGAACGCATCGAGCAGATCGTCGTGGCTGGCCACCCACCCCTTGAACGTCACCCGCCCCTCGAGGCCGAGTTCGCGGGACAGCGCCTCCCATTCGGCGCGCTTCTCGCCGTCGCCGAAGACGTCGAGCGTGACCTTCGGATCGGCGCGGGCCACGGCACGGATGGCGAGGTCGACGCCTTTGTGATCGACCATGCGGCCCGAGCAGACGAAGCGCGGATTGGGGCCGCGATGCTCGATCCGTGGACGGTTGCGGATTCGGTCGGCCACGCCCGAATCGACTACGTCGACCATCTGCTCCTCGCGGACCCGCGCCATGCGGAGCGAGGCGCGGGTCCGCTCGTAACCCGAGACGAGGACCACACGGGCGCGGTTTCGCTTTTCGGGAAAGATGCGGCCGAGGATCTTCTGCGCGACAGCGTGGAACCGCTCTCCGTTACGGAATTCGGGCGACATGCGCTCGCGGAAGGCGGGCGGATAGAAGATGTTGCCGGTGAGCGGACCCAGAACGATGTCGTAACCCTTCGGGAAGAAGCGCGGCATGACCGGCGAGACGGGCCCGATGTAATGCAGCGTGGTCTTCGGATCGCGGGCCACGTGGCGGCGGATGAGCCGTCGCGCCATCAGATGGAAATGGATGTCGAGAAGCCCGCGCAGCGGCTTCACCCGCCAGAAAAAGCGTTGCAGACCGTCATCCTCGACAACGTGGAAGGTCTGGCCGGTCTGGTCGGCCCCGAGCCCCTTGACGGTGCGCTCATGCGTGACGACCGTGACCTTCACGCCGTTCTCGACCAAGAGGCGGGCGAATTGGTGCGCCTTGATCGCCTCCCCCCCGGAATTGATCCCGATATGCTTGGCCACGAGGACGATGTGGTCCGGCAGCTCGAGTGCCTCGGCCGGGCGCGGAGCGGAAACGTCGGAATGGGGGGGCGCGTCTTTTGGCATGGGGCGGCCTCTCTTCATGATGGGCGGACGCGAAAGGAATGCCTCGTCGCGCGATACCGGTTTCTAGAGGAAAGACCGCGACCTCGCCAAGGGGCGGTCCGGTCCTTGCCGTCAGGTTCCGACAGGGGCCTTTTCAGCCCTGCCGGCGTCGCGTCGGGCGAGATAGCTGCGGGCGGCCTTCTGCCACCATGCCTCCCAGTAGAACGTCGAGACATGCGCAGCTGCCCATGTGAGGGCGTAGCTCACCGGGCGCTTCAACAGATATCGCTCAATATCCGATCCGGTATTCATGAACCCCGAGACCATCAGCGGGTGGTAGATATAGAGCGCGTAGGA
This is a stretch of genomic DNA from Palleronia sp. LCG004. It encodes these proteins:
- a CDS encoding glycosyltransferase family 4 protein, with the protein product MPKDAPPHSDVSAPRPAEALELPDHIVLVAKHIGINSGGEAIKAHQFARLLVENGVKVTVVTHERTVKGLGADQTGQTFHVVEDDGLQRFFWRVKPLRGLLDIHFHLMARRLIRRHVARDPKTTLHYIGPVSPVMPRFFPKGYDIVLGPLTGNIFYPPAFRERMSPEFRNGERFHAVAQKILGRIFPEKRNRARVVLVSGYERTRASLRMARVREEQMVDVVDSGVADRIRNRPRIEHRGPNPRFVCSGRMVDHKGVDLAIRAVARADPKVTLDVFGDGEKRAEWEALSRELGLEGRVTFKGWVASHDDLLDAFENYRGYLFPTLAEANGIVMQEAMMVGMPVITLNWGGPSMLADKDSAVYVEPLSQDHVLDGLAAAMTRLAEDPDHAEAISKRARRIAEARFSWEAVADSWLGACFPPKSEKGASGRA